Proteins encoded within one genomic window of Spiroplasma endosymbiont of Agriotes lineatus:
- a CDS encoding DDE-type integrase/transposase/recombinase: MKYSDIGLLQMDAKIITTSSFPVDKKYYIYDFIDEITRIVFGYVYDSLGTNNTINAAQRAMKDFGELGTTIKRLRTDNAPEFTTTNWSNKKSYKVKERSFTTFLSKNGIVHETTPIRSPQSNGKIEQFHRHYTKLFYFKYKKLN; this comes from the coding sequence ATGAAGTATTCCGATATCGGTCTTTTACAAATGGATGCCAAAATCATTACTACATCAAGTTTTCCGGTTGATAAAAAATATTACATTTATGATTTCATTGACGAAATAACACGGATAGTGTTTGGCTATGTTTATGATAGTTTAGGAACCAATAACACCATTAATGCCGCGCAAAGAGCAATGAAAGATTTCGGCGAACTTGGTACAACCATTAAACGCCTTCGTACTGATAATGCTCCTGAATTTACTACTACTAACTGAAGTAATAAAAAATCGTACAAAGTAAAAGAAAGGTCTTTTACAACCTTTCTTTCGAAGAACGGAATTGTTCACGAAACCACACCAATCCGTTCTCCTCAGAGCAACGGGAAGATCGAACAATTCCACCGACATTATACCAAATTATTTTATTTTAAGTATAAAAAACTAAATTAA
- a CDS encoding Mbov_0401 family ICE element transposase-like protein — MVVVGSISNILNKYDIAEYFQLAEKETKTRIDVKNKDLYIQLDETFLATLDHKAKQDQRVRLVTFHAGHKEKNYKNARRELENKRGHFLMLKVGKRINTMNYRDLLIKELQKHYVNINYDKIIVCGDGDTWIREIANSFGNVRYILDGYHAIKKLKQTAFNIIFENRKVTLNSWIKLYKDGNHQELIKNIRNVAKNELNKDIKINLRKASNYFSNNKHGIHHQNLEWNIGCSIESDVSHLVKQQLGYGARIYHHKNLNNLLHLRMANLNKLNVLHYINENINSEIEIRKEIYKSSLWNKYNKKNDDSWINKGRIVYTNKYITFK; from the coding sequence GTGGTAGTAGTAGGTAGTATTTCAAATATTTTAAATAAATACGATATTGCTGAATATTTTCAATTAGCAGAAAAAGAAACTAAAACTAGAATTGATGTCAAAAATAAGGATTTATATATTCAGCTAGATGAAACATTTTTAGCGACATTAGATCATAAAGCTAAACAAGACCAAAGAGTTCGTTTAGTTACTTTTCACGCCGGACATAAAGAAAAAAATTACAAAAATGCTCGTAGAGAATTAGAAAACAAACGAGGTCATTTTCTAATGTTAAAAGTTGGTAAACGAATAAATACGATGAATTATCGTGATTTATTAATTAAGGAATTACAAAAACATTATGTAAATATTAATTATGACAAAATAATTGTTTGTGGCGATGGTGATACTTGAATTAGAGAAATTGCCAATAGTTTTGGTAATGTTAGATATATTTTAGATGGTTATCATGCTATTAAAAAATTAAAACAAACGGCATTTAATATTATTTTTGAAAATCGTAAAGTAACACTAAATAGTTGAATTAAATTATATAAGGATGGAAATCATCAAGAATTAATCAAAAACATTCGTAATGTTGCTAAAAATGAATTAAATAAAGATATTAAAATAAATTTAAGAAAGGCGAGTAATTATTTCAGTAATAATAAGCATGGTATTCATCATCAAAATTTAGAATGAAATATTGGTTGTAGCATTGAAAGTGATGTATCACATTTAGTAAAACAACAATTAGGATATGGAGCAAGAATATATCATCATAAGAATTTAAATAACCTATTACATTTAAGAATGGCAAATTTAAACAAATTAAATGTATTACATTACATTAATGAAAATATTAATTCAGAAATAGAAATCAGAAAAGAAATATATAAAAGTTCATTATGAAATAAATATAATAAGAAAAATGATGATAGTTGAATTAATAAAGGTAGAATTGTATATACAAATAAATATATTACATTTAAGTAA
- a CDS encoding UPF0236 family transposase-like protein yields the protein MLKINNNVKTLENKHWFSLFTTHKNMYTNKCEQLANEYEKLDEYLYKYHYRLKQGYKVVHFASRTIITIFGDVTFKRRRYKYWNQKSGKFEYVCLLDKEIGLLPKQRIYFDVQFKVLSLLGDGKRYRDVLDALNHCYISKGSGSSR from the coding sequence ATGTTAAAAATTAATAATAATGTAAAAACCCTAGAAAACAAGCATTGATTCAGCTTATTTACAACCCATAAAAATATGTACACCAATAAATGTGAACAATTAGCCAACGAATATGAAAAATTAGATGAATACTTATATAAATATCATTATCGGTTAAAACAAGGTTATAAAGTAGTTCATTTTGCATCAAGAACAATTATTACAATTTTTGGTGACGTCACTTTTAAACGACGCCGATATAAATATTGAAATCAAAAATCAGGTAAATTTGAATATGTATGTTTACTAGATAAAGAAATTGGTTTATTGCCCAAACAACGCATTTATTTTGATGTTCAATTTAAAGTTTTAAGTCTTTTAGGTGACGGTAAACGGTATCGTGATGTTTTAGATGCTCTAAATCATTGTTATATTTCAAAAGGTAGTGGTAGTAGTAGGTAG